One region of Armigeres subalbatus isolate Guangzhou_Male chromosome 3, GZ_Asu_2, whole genome shotgun sequence genomic DNA includes:
- the LOC134226005 gene encoding uncharacterized protein LOC134226005 isoform X2 has translation MHKFPKYMNVHTRTTLQRESALAFCQNRESDAIFFSTEALCSGIHRKFDDECRKLTPCDNVLSSLVKELKLQVEREPTGPDPTTGFADLHLCCQQLPEEWTVFQINKCYTPRWNSLTHQQMLEERTCVELILLKYPNSELLGGEPILIRLDPPDEADFFSVMSSIPVEVKSFLEEEVNSGSRRQDEIESHIGGIIDRLVGWLGPWIVLFSGKFISHRDQQFEAEIFNRVEDYCIMNKWSKRDQLLMSLLARRLDLVDLKTIYRFCCDMVVDEHQLKGLFEFLAGLKETKFDVMFSANCFPCLLIVDELVDSYPWEMINASQEFCRLGSLRLLKQLYEANKNKIKNGYLRVPVSNCHSIINPDNNLTKMSTRLQAFYKEWYQDFELIIDTPPTDSEFNNILREADVMIYNGHGTGLQFIDGETILQQDIKSLIFLFGCDSVRLFANGLFRDMAGSHLYYNIAKCPTVVGALWALTDYFTDYYSILLIGQWIPTRNPKFREHSVFDLDSSAFKHGKLVTKKTQSKLGDENLLALMAQFRKRNWLPKRIRCAMVCRGLPVVNSSY, from the exons ATGCACAAATTCCCGAAATATATGAACGTACATACACGCACAACATTGCAGCGTGAATCGGCACTGGCTTTTTGCCAAAACCGTGAGTCCGATGCAATATTCTTTTCTACCGAAGCGCTTTGTTCAGGGATCCATAGGAAGTTTGACGATGAATGCAGGAAGCTGACTCCATGTG ACAATGTTTTGTCTTCTTTGGTAAAAGAACTTAAACTTCAAGTTGAAAGGGAACCAACGGGTCCAGACCCAACAACAGGATTTGCGGATCTGCACCTCTGCTGtcagcaacttccagaggagtggactgtgtttcaaataaacaaatgctATACACCTCGTTGGAATTCGCTCACCCACCAACAGATGCTGGAAGAAAGGACTTGTGTGGAACTGATTCTTCTCAAATATCCCAATTCGGAACTGTTGGGAGGAGAACCTATACTGATCCGACTGGATCCACCGGATGAAGCAGACTTCTTCTCGGTCATGTCATCGATCCCGGTCGAGGTGAAGTCTTTTCTCGAAGAAGAGGTCAATTCGGGGTCACGAAGGCAGGACGAAATTGAATCTCACATCGGTGGAATAATTGACCGGTTGGTCGGATGGTTGGGGCCGTGGATTGTGTTATTTAGCGGGAAATTTATCTCACATCGGGATCAACAGTTTGAGGCCGAGATTTTCAATCGAGTAGAAGATTATTGCATTATGAACAAATGGAGCAAACGGGATCAATTGTTGATGTCGCTCCTGGCACGACGATTGGATCTAGTGGATTTGAAAACTATATACCGATTCTGTTGCGATATGGTTGTAGATGAACACCAACTCAAGGGGCTATTTGAATTTTTGGCCGGGCTAAAGGAAACTAAGTTCGATGTAATGTTCAGTGCAAATTGTTTCCCTTGCTTGCTAATCGTGGATGAGCTAGTCGATAGTTACCCATGGGAAATGATAAACGCTAGTCAGGAATTCTGCCGGTTGGGATCCTTACGCTTACTGAAGCAGTTGTATGaagcaaacaaaaataaaatcaaaaatggATATCTAAGAGTTCCGGTGTCAAACTGCCATAGCATTATTAATCCAG ATAACAATTTGACTAAGATGAGCACACGTCTACAGGCTTTCTATAAGGAATGGTATCAAGATTTTGAACTAATTATTGATACTCCACCAACAGATAGCGAATTCAATAATATATTACGTGAAGCTGACGTTATGAT CTACAACGGTCACGGCACCGGTCTTCAGTTCATCGACGGTGAAACGATCCTACAGCAGGAcataaaaagtttgattttcctgTTCGGCTGCGACTCGGTTCGATTGTTTGCAAATGGTCTTTTCAGAGACATGGCCGGTAGTCATCTGTACTACAACATCGCAAAATGTCCCACTGTGGTGGGCGCTCTCTGGGCTTTGACAGATTACTTCACCGATTACTACTCGATCCTTTTGATCGGTCAGTGGATTCCAACTAGGAATCCTAAATTCCGTGAACATTCCGTTTTCGATTTGGATTCTTCAGCGTTCAAACATGGAAAACTGG TAACTAAGAAGACCCAATCCAAATTAGGCGATGAAAACTTGCTGGCATTGATGGCTCAATTTAGGAAGCGGAATTGGCTTCCAAAGCGAATACGATGTGCAATGGTCTGCCGTGGCCTACCGGTAGTAAATTCATcatattaa
- the LOC134221486 gene encoding uncharacterized protein LOC134221486, protein MCRGPNQIDQDYNSLGFVEGVHKWAELVKKLKPYFILKVHDQFSAAILEFMSHDQATEDILVCCTLMLLNCCVKPCKINKNVRPTILSAQEDTLLFAENLESGVDLIRKLIETYAAQGVAAHPKILAIGSSYRKLTGEFYVIFNRVQYKVDSAARAVDIMIKMCNVMNQPFSKVTKLVWYTVEEVLYDIRAPAQYKEIESIKKLLK, encoded by the exons atgtgtaggggtccaaatcaa attgATCAAGACTACAATTCACTTGGATTTGTCGAAGGTGTTCATAAATGGGCAGAACTGGTCAAGAAATTAAAACCGTACTTTATTCTCAAAGTACATGACCAGTTCTCCGCCGCTATACTTGAATTTATGAGTCACGATCAAGCTACTGAAG ACATACTTGTATGTTGTACTCTGATGCTACTGAACTGCTGTGTGAAACCCTGCAAGATCAACAAAAATGTCCGGCCAACGATACTCTCTGCCCAGGAAGATACATTGTTGTTTGCTGAAAACCTGGAAAGCGGTGTGGACCTTATCCGTAAACTTATCGAAACGTATGCAGCACAAGGAGTTGCTGCTCACCCTAAAATTTTGGCAATTGGTTCAAGCTACAGAAAGCTTACTGGAGAATTCTATGTGATATTCAACCGTGTTCAGTACAAAGTTGATTCAGCTGCTCGTGCGGTAGATATTATGATCAAGATGTGCAACGTTATGAATCAACCATTTTCGAAGGTTACAAAACTCGTGTGGTACACCGTTGAGGAAGTCCTGTATGATATTCGCGCACCCGCTCAATACAAAGAAATCGAATCCATCAAAAAACTTCTGAAATGA
- the LOC134225841 gene encoding uncharacterized protein LOC134225841 has translation MSSVDHDNDLIRITHYINPHNFWFKHESAYLYNAEEQEFQLELIEFCENTFGRGNITSGVYKPTQIGELVAVFYFQLGRWTRATIDDIQQDLSGEVMCNVWAIDEGVPIKTSCRYIKPLPLRFGKMPSTVKHGGLIGIMPAESSYNYLEGCNTHKMVDSWCSGVVRVFQSLIEDAVTIKFCDQRHYQAQGVDMFFGILKLTSHQNVTNNALDLLKKAGGKMVMMVENREFYDKFPLLRTLDMRRCEDNDHRENMKYHTNTFRPQYASTTGAFESERKRFQDKYLIEQAREKFVEWDKRNTASSTIQNFSLDDYLPISSQQLNKPVVSPLVMSSMPQNKPRRRYDLEYKTLLDESDSDRESDHLVSPQKRHPPKQIRQTVNNNLNDRSDHSLTRQHNGEVYNKSLADVAPALHKIKLRRRAAIQKEQDAANSSDAHGARAALNIMPAGFNLGNVQYSKGNLILGSSEVNADSRSTTVGPKTHAIMNHMNHGNNRWPRRQRQTEDRDSSFEEEMIRKLDISGGTKAVESEEEEQW, from the exons ATGTCTAGTGTAGACCATGATAACGATCTGATTCGAATTACGCATTATATCAATCCACACAACTTCTGGTTCAAGCATGAGTCTGCTTATCTTTACAATGCCGAAGAGCAAGAGTTCCAGCTGGAGCTGATTGAGTTTTGCGAGAACACTTTCGGCCGGGGCAATATTACATCCGGTGTGTACAAGCCAACCCAGATCGGAGAGCTGGTGGCGGTTTTCTACTTTCAATTGGGACGCTGGACGCGAGCCACAATCGATGATATCCAGCAGGATCTCAGCGGAGAGGTGATGTGCAATGTTTGGGCCATCGACGAAGGTGTCCCAATCAAAACCAGCTGTCGTTACATCAAACCGCTGCCATTGAGATTTGGTAAGATGCCCAGCACCGTTAAGCACGGCGGTTTGATAGGGATTATGCCAGCAGAATCG AGTTATAACTATTTGGAAGGTTGTAACACTCATAAGATGGTGGACAGTTGGTGTTCAGGCGTGGTCCGAGTTTTTCAAAGTCTGATTGAAGACGCAGTTACGATCAAATTTTGCGACCAACGACACTACCAGGCACAGGGCGTGGATATGTTCTTTGGGATACTGAAACTTACTTCCCATCAGAACGTAACCAATAACGCGttggatttattgaaaaaggcTGGCGGAAAAATGGTGATGATGGTCGAAAATCGTGAATTTTATGACA aatttccgttGTTGCGAACACTGGATATGCGTCGGTGTGAAGACAACGACCATCGCGAAAACATGAAATATCATACCAATACATTCCGCCCGCAATATGCCTCCACAACGGGAGCATTCGAGTCCGAAAGAAAGCGCTTCCAGGATAAATACCTCATTGAACAAGCTCGTGAGAAATTCGTGGAATGGGATAAACGAAATACGGCATCATCCACTATTCAAAATTTCTCGTTGGATGATTATCTTCCAATCAGTTCACAGCAACTTAATAAGCCAGTTGTATCTCCTTTGGTTATGTCGTCAATGCCACAAAACAAACCTAGACGGCGATACGATCTAGAGTACAAAACTTTGTTGGACGAATCCGATTCTGATCGAGAATCGGACCATCTGGTTTCCCCACAAAAACGCCATCCACCAAAGCAAATCAGACAAACAGTGAATAATAATCTCAATGACCGAAGCGACCATTCACTGACGAGACAACATAACGGTGAGGTCTACAATAAAAGTTTGGCAGACGTGGCTCCTGCTTTGCACAAAATCAAACTGCGTCGCCGTGCAGCTATTCAGAAAGAACAGGATGCTGCAAATTCATCTGATGCTCATGGCGCTCGAGCGGCGCTCAATATAATGCCAGCAGGATTCAATTTAGGCAATGTGCagtattccaaaggaaatttaattttggGAAGCAGCGAGGTGAATGCAGATTCTCGTAGTACCACTGTTGGTCCGAAAACACACGCGATCATGAATCACATGAACCACGGGAATAATCGATGGCCtcgacgacagcgacaaacaGAAGATCGCGATTCTTCATTCGAGGAAGAAATGATCCGCAAGTTAGACATCAGCGGTGGAACCAAAGCAGTTGAAAGTGAAGAGGAAGAGCAGTGGTGA
- the LOC134226005 gene encoding uncharacterized protein LOC134226005 isoform X1, with amino-acid sequence MHKFPKYMNVHTRTTLQRESALAFCQNRESDAIFFSTEALCSGIHRKFDDECRKLTPCDNVLSSLVKELKLQVEREPTGPDPTTGFADLHLCCQQLPEEWTVFQINKCYTPRWNSLTHQQMLEERTCVELILLKYPNSELLGGEPILIRLDPPDEADFFSVMSSIPVEVKSFLEEEVNSGSRRQDEIESHIGGIIDRLVGWLGPWIVLFSGKFISHRDQQFEAEIFNRVEDYCIMNKWSKRDQLLMSLLARRLDLVDLKTIYRFCCDMVVDEHQLKGLFEFLAGLKETKFDVMFSANCFPCLLIVDELVDSYPWEMINASQEFCRLGSLRLLKQLYEANKNKIKNGYLRVPVSNCHSIINPDNNLTKMSTRLQAFYKEWYQDFELIIDTPPTDSEFNNILREADVMIYNGHGTGLQFIDGETILQQDIKSLIFLFGCDSVRLFANGLFRDMAGSHLYYNIAKCPTVVGALWALTDYFTDYYSILLIGQWIPTRNPKFREHSVFDLDSSAFKHGKLVVTKKTQSKLGDENLLALMAQFRKRNWLPKRIRCAMVCRGLPVVNSSY; translated from the exons ATGCACAAATTCCCGAAATATATGAACGTACATACACGCACAACATTGCAGCGTGAATCGGCACTGGCTTTTTGCCAAAACCGTGAGTCCGATGCAATATTCTTTTCTACCGAAGCGCTTTGTTCAGGGATCCATAGGAAGTTTGACGATGAATGCAGGAAGCTGACTCCATGTG ACAATGTTTTGTCTTCTTTGGTAAAAGAACTTAAACTTCAAGTTGAAAGGGAACCAACGGGTCCAGACCCAACAACAGGATTTGCGGATCTGCACCTCTGCTGtcagcaacttccagaggagtggactgtgtttcaaataaacaaatgctATACACCTCGTTGGAATTCGCTCACCCACCAACAGATGCTGGAAGAAAGGACTTGTGTGGAACTGATTCTTCTCAAATATCCCAATTCGGAACTGTTGGGAGGAGAACCTATACTGATCCGACTGGATCCACCGGATGAAGCAGACTTCTTCTCGGTCATGTCATCGATCCCGGTCGAGGTGAAGTCTTTTCTCGAAGAAGAGGTCAATTCGGGGTCACGAAGGCAGGACGAAATTGAATCTCACATCGGTGGAATAATTGACCGGTTGGTCGGATGGTTGGGGCCGTGGATTGTGTTATTTAGCGGGAAATTTATCTCACATCGGGATCAACAGTTTGAGGCCGAGATTTTCAATCGAGTAGAAGATTATTGCATTATGAACAAATGGAGCAAACGGGATCAATTGTTGATGTCGCTCCTGGCACGACGATTGGATCTAGTGGATTTGAAAACTATATACCGATTCTGTTGCGATATGGTTGTAGATGAACACCAACTCAAGGGGCTATTTGAATTTTTGGCCGGGCTAAAGGAAACTAAGTTCGATGTAATGTTCAGTGCAAATTGTTTCCCTTGCTTGCTAATCGTGGATGAGCTAGTCGATAGTTACCCATGGGAAATGATAAACGCTAGTCAGGAATTCTGCCGGTTGGGATCCTTACGCTTACTGAAGCAGTTGTATGaagcaaacaaaaataaaatcaaaaatggATATCTAAGAGTTCCGGTGTCAAACTGCCATAGCATTATTAATCCAG ATAACAATTTGACTAAGATGAGCACACGTCTACAGGCTTTCTATAAGGAATGGTATCAAGATTTTGAACTAATTATTGATACTCCACCAACAGATAGCGAATTCAATAATATATTACGTGAAGCTGACGTTATGAT CTACAACGGTCACGGCACCGGTCTTCAGTTCATCGACGGTGAAACGATCCTACAGCAGGAcataaaaagtttgattttcctgTTCGGCTGCGACTCGGTTCGATTGTTTGCAAATGGTCTTTTCAGAGACATGGCCGGTAGTCATCTGTACTACAACATCGCAAAATGTCCCACTGTGGTGGGCGCTCTCTGGGCTTTGACAGATTACTTCACCGATTACTACTCGATCCTTTTGATCGGTCAGTGGATTCCAACTAGGAATCCTAAATTCCGTGAACATTCCGTTTTCGATTTGGATTCTTCAGCGTTCAAACATGGAAAACTGG TAGTAACTAAGAAGACCCAATCCAAATTAGGCGATGAAAACTTGCTGGCATTGATGGCTCAATTTAGGAAGCGGAATTGGCTTCCAAAGCGAATACGATGTGCAATGGTCTGCCGTGGCCTACCGGTAGTAAATTCATcatattaa